In one window of Chelmon rostratus isolate fCheRos1 chromosome 19, fCheRos1.pri, whole genome shotgun sequence DNA:
- the si:dkeyp-72a4.1 gene encoding ras/Rap GTPase-activating protein SynGAP, with protein MMRLPGIGSNVRCPSRNWMSRGHSYEEQTAWNTKYCVVADRQMLLLNEEEVQIRPLFSQERRSASCKVHLLRRTISVPVETQFPEFHSQLSTESDGELAASKPFAAPIMLHPNL; from the exons ATGATGAGGCTACCTGGGATAGGAAGCA ATGTGCGGTGTCCGTCAAGAAACTGGATGTCACGTGGTCACTCCTATGAAGAGCAAACTGCGTGGAACACAAAGTACTGTGTGGTTGCCGACCGTCAGATGCTGCTTctgaatgaggaggaggtg CAGATCCGTCCCTTGTTTTCGCAGGAGAGGCGCTCTGCGTCATGCAAGGTCCATCTCCTGCGACGCACCATCAGCGTTCCAGTGGAAACCCAGTTTCCAGAATTCCACAGCCAGCTGTCCACTGAGAGCG ATGGAGAGCTTGCTGCTTCTAAGCCCTTCGCCGCACCTATAATGCTTCATCCTAACCTCTAA